A genomic region of Gemmata massiliana contains the following coding sequences:
- a CDS encoding TROVE domain-containing protein, with amino-acid sequence MTVRYTGHFAPRHTPQNEPIPGSTQVRNSASGFSFAVDDWTRLDRFLVLGAEGGSYYADERQLTLQNAEAVRRCLEANGGRTVARIIEISEAGRAPKNDPAVFALAMAAGMGSPGTRAQALAAVPRVCRIGTHLFQFVEGVEAFRGWGRALRRAVGNWYTEKAPRDLAHQLSKYQQRGGWAHRDLLRLCHVKANEPSNSALRWAVGKGELPDTVDVNDPLTPIVGFEAAKRATDPAEVVRLIREYTLPRECVPTRWLNRMDVWDALLEHMPLGALVRNLATTTRIGLLTPESTAVDRVVAALADTERLRRSRLHPIAILAALRTYASGRGVRGRGFWIPVQRVVDALDGAFHAAFGNAEPTNKKWLLALDVSGSMGWSAIAGVPGLSARDGAAAMALVTAATEPNHHVIGFTGCGFHVAGTQAATFGAWSAYPNSGSGVEMLPIRPDQRLDDAIRVVDNLPMGPTDCALPMLYALERKLAIDVFVVYTDSETWHGNIHPIQALQRYREKTGIGAKLIVVGMVSNGFSIADPDDAGMMDVVGFDTAVPQLMSQFAVGDAPRS; translated from the coding sequence TTGACCGTTCGCTACACCGGGCACTTCGCGCCCCGCCACACGCCTCAAAACGAACCGATCCCGGGAAGCACGCAGGTCCGCAACTCCGCGAGCGGCTTCTCGTTCGCCGTTGATGACTGGACCCGCCTCGACCGGTTCCTCGTGCTCGGTGCCGAGGGCGGAAGTTACTACGCGGACGAGCGACAATTGACACTCCAGAACGCCGAAGCCGTGCGCCGGTGCCTCGAAGCCAATGGGGGCCGGACCGTAGCTCGAATCATCGAAATCAGCGAAGCGGGACGAGCACCGAAGAACGACCCGGCCGTATTTGCTCTGGCGATGGCCGCGGGCATGGGTAGCCCCGGCACGCGGGCACAAGCTCTCGCCGCTGTTCCGCGCGTGTGCCGGATCGGTACGCACTTGTTCCAGTTCGTGGAGGGCGTTGAGGCGTTCCGCGGTTGGGGGCGGGCGCTGCGTAGGGCAGTAGGGAACTGGTACACCGAAAAGGCGCCACGCGACTTGGCCCATCAGCTCAGCAAGTATCAGCAGCGCGGTGGGTGGGCGCACCGGGATCTGCTTCGTTTATGTCACGTCAAAGCGAACGAACCGTCGAACAGCGCGCTCCGGTGGGCGGTTGGGAAGGGAGAATTGCCCGACACGGTAGATGTAAACGATCCGCTCACGCCAATCGTGGGATTTGAAGCGGCCAAGCGCGCGACCGATCCGGCCGAAGTGGTCCGCCTGATTCGCGAATACACTCTGCCCCGGGAGTGTGTCCCGACCCGGTGGCTGAACCGAATGGACGTGTGGGACGCACTGCTGGAGCACATGCCGCTCGGCGCCCTGGTGCGAAACCTCGCGACGACGACACGGATCGGCTTACTGACACCGGAATCGACCGCGGTGGATCGAGTCGTTGCGGCTCTGGCCGATACCGAGCGCCTGCGCCGATCCCGACTTCACCCAATCGCCATACTCGCCGCGTTAAGGACATACGCATCCGGTCGCGGTGTTCGCGGACGCGGTTTTTGGATTCCGGTGCAACGAGTCGTGGACGCGCTCGATGGTGCCTTTCACGCAGCGTTCGGCAACGCCGAGCCGACTAACAAGAAATGGCTCCTGGCATTAGACGTGTCCGGGAGCATGGGCTGGAGTGCAATCGCCGGTGTGCCCGGTTTATCAGCCCGCGACGGCGCCGCGGCAATGGCCCTGGTTACGGCCGCAACCGAGCCGAATCACCACGTCATCGGGTTCACCGGGTGCGGGTTTCATGTTGCGGGCACCCAGGCGGCGACCTTCGGTGCGTGGTCCGCGTACCCGAACTCCGGGAGCGGGGTCGAGATGCTGCCGATCCGCCCCGACCAGCGCCTGGACGACGCGATCCGCGTTGTGGACAACCTCCCGATGGGACCGACCGACTGCGCGCTACCGATGCTCTACGCCCTGGAACGGAAACTCGCGATCGATGTGTTCGTCGTGTACACGGACAGCGAAACCTGGCACGGGAACATTCACCCGATCCAGGCGCTTCAGCGGTACCGCGAGAAGACGGGGATCGGAGCGAAGTTGATCGTCGTGGGGATGGTGTCGAACGGGTTCAGCATTGCTGATCCGGACGACGCGGGGATGATGGACGTGGTCGGATTCGATACGGCCGTTCCGCAATTAATGAGTCAATTCGCAGTAGGCGACGCACCCCGCTCGTGA